One Glandiceps talaboti chromosome 20, keGlaTala1.1, whole genome shotgun sequence genomic region harbors:
- the LOC144450651 gene encoding uncharacterized protein LOC144450651, protein MAKKWKEIIIDLNDVQNVTFRRQYMSDINPNDCELHVFSDASPQAYGAAVYLRCGNKTSLVMAKTRVKPLKEISLPQMELMGAAIATRLANHIIGALQGQLSFTKQDNPADLLTRGITTTELKQSKLWWDGPTWLSQGDWPICELFDSTVLLQHEIHSESQDATQVDKDEKPAIHSIRELIDINQYSSLHKLLRVTALVLRFVTATKGKDENRATGSPSPKEIKEAENVWIKTIQAETLDKEIAALSKKSTVKEPLVTQLCLFLDGKGILRLGGRLHNAPINYSTKFPALLLRNHEFTHLLIRHAHLKVFHSGIQSTVKHIRQRYWISSIHEAVKAALQKCVTFKKVNGKSYDMPVSPPLQSCRVNKAPPTG, encoded by the exons ATGGCAAAGAAATGGAAAGAAATTATCATTGATTTGAATGATGTCCAAAACGTGACATTTCGGCGCCAATATATGTCAGACATCAACCCCAACGACTGCGAACTACACGTGTTCTCTGATGCGAGTCCTCAAGCTTATGGGGCAGCAGTTTACTTAAGATGTGGAAACAAAACGTCGCTCGTGATGGCAAAGACGCGTGTGAAAccattgaaagaaatatctctTCCGCAAATGGAGTTAATGGGAGCCGCAATCGCTACGAGACTAGCAAACCACATAATTGGCGCACTACAGGGTCAACTTTCGTTCACAAAACAA GACAATCCCGCGGATTTACTTACAAGGGGAATTACTACAACAGAACTCAAACAATCAAAGTTATGGTGGGATGGACCGACTTGGTTAAGCCAAGGTGACTGGCCGATATGTGAATTATTCGACAGCACAGTCTTACTACAACATGAAATTCACTCAGAATCACAAGATGCTACACAAGTTGACAAGGACGAGAAACCTGCTATTCACAGCATCAGAGAACTCATAGACATAAATCAATACAGCTCGTTACACAAACTACTAAGAGTTACTGCGCTGGTATTGAGATTCGTGACTGCTACTAAAGGAAAAGACGAAAATCGCGCTACAGGTTCACCCTCGccaaaagaaataaaagaagCTGAAAATGTATGGATCAAAACAATACAAGCTGAAACTTTGGACAAAGAAATTGCAGCCTTGTCTAAAAAATCTACAGTCAAAGAACCGCTCGTGACacaactttgtttatttctaGACGGAAAAGGGATACTTCGTTTAGGCGGGAGATTACACAATGCACCAATCAACTACTCTACGAAATTTCCCGCTCTTTTGCTACGAAATCATGAGTTTACTCATCTACTGATTAGACACGCCCACTTAAAAGTCTTTCACTCCGGAATCCAGTCTACAGTGAAACACATTCGACAACGCTATTGGATATCAAGTATACACGAAGCTGTCAAGGCGGCGCTTCAAAAATGTGTGACATTCAAGAAGGTTAATGGCAAATCATATGACATGCCGGTATCTCCTCCATTACAGTCATGCCGCGTCAACAAAGCCCCacccacagggtaa
- the LOC144450649 gene encoding uncharacterized protein LOC144450649: protein METTYGDFLVPIILEKLPGNVRQQIAREHGDKDWKLAELRQALLKEIEALQAGSNDEPERNTFAETPCTTAFYTDTRRTSPPQGTTHPRKPRTCAYCKGPHYHNDCVIVIDRKKHHDIAKRDRLCFNCLGRHRASECKSKGKCGWKHHTSLCSSSETKQVTPPKKSEENTEPTSTPSQTASHTHVYFARTKTTENSQNGPVLLKTAVAPVSTDSDTVNATILFDEGATRSFITHDLANKLNLKPNNSELVNLTTFGEKGPQMRSFDVTNITLQTLDGPRTISALIVPKISAPITNLISRSLLNQPHLRGLQFAHPISNVDSFEISVLIGADCYWEFVEDRVIRGNGPTAVMSKFGYLLSGPTSQTTLNSNTTMLHVAANTCEEESKLQSYWDLETIGINEANADINAKEIEFETSRDTHLSVKNGKYVAKLFCARECDLASLDIKLSV, encoded by the coding sequence ATGGAGACCACCTACGGTGACTTCCTGGTACCGATCATATTAGAGAAATTACCCGGGAACGTTCGTCAACAAATTGCGCGTGAACACGGTGATAAAGACTGGAAGCTCGCCGAATTACGACAAGCACTACTGAAAGAGATAGAAGCACTTCAAGCTGGTTCTAACGATGAACCAGAACGAAACACTTTCGCGGAAACACCATGCACCACTGCTTTTTACACAGACACTAGGAGGACTTCACCCCCGCAAGGAACGACGCACCCAAGAAAACCTAGAACTTGTGCCTACTGCAAGGGACCGCACTACCACAATGACTGTGTCATAGTCATCGATCGCAAGAAACATCACGATATCGCAAAACGAGACAGACTGTGCTTCAACTGCCTGGGAAGACACAGAGCTTCAGAATGTAAGTCGAAAGGCAAATGTGGATGGAAACACCACACGTCGCTGTGTTCTAGTTCGGAGACTAAACAGGTAACCCCGCCAAAGAAATCTGAGGAAAACACCGAACCTACTTCTACCCCTTCTCAGACCGCTAGTCACACGCACGTCTACTTTGCCAGAACGAAAACTACCGAAAACTCACAAAATGGACCCGTTTTACTGAAAACAGCTGTTGCTCCAGTATCTACAGACTCGGATACGGTAAACGCTACAATATTATTCGATGAAGGTGCTACACGTTCATTTATTACTCATGATCTGGCTAATAAACTCAATCTGAAACCGAACAATTCAGAATTAGTAAACTTAACGACATTTGGAGAAAAGGGACCACAAATGCGATCATTTGATGTGACAAACATCACCTTGCAAACTCTAGACGGACCTCGCACAATATCGGCTTTAATCGTACCCAAGATTTCTGCACCAATTACAAATTTAATCTCTCGCTCGCTACTGAACCAACCTCATCTAAGAGGCCTACAATTTGCTCATCCAATCTCAAATGTGGACTCCTTCGAAATATCGGTATTGATAGGGGCAGATTGTTACTGGGAATTTGTTGAAGATCGTGTTATTCGTGGAAACGGTCCTACAGCGGTAATGTCTAAGTTTGGATACTTACTTTCTGGTCCAACCAGTCAAACTACATTGAACTCTAACACCACTATGCTACATGTTGCCGCTAACACATGTGAAGAAGAATCGAAACTACAATCCTATTGGGATTTAGAGACTATCGGAATAAATGAAGCTAATGCAGACATCAACGCTAAAGAAATAGAGTTTGAGACTTCACGTGACACACATTTGAGCgtgaaaaatggaaaatatgTCGCTAAACTTTTCTGTGCCCGAGAATGCGACTTAGCATCTCTGGACATAAAGCTTTCTGTATGA
- the LOC144450650 gene encoding uncharacterized protein LOC144450650, whose protein sequence is MGKECFHTYKHLDITEEDKRETKHILCHLKKHFDPTRNVAYERFVFNSITQDRSETIYEYLNKLQELAATCEFGTLHDDMIRDRIVIGTKDGDARARMLRESSKLTLNKAIEICKTSEVTQKQLKKFETTELEEINFTSKYKKRPSKDKNGTEEKRRESSNKTCQYCVGQHERNKCPAYGETCRVCNKQNHFARVCRQRKYKRRVHMIAEEETDSEHDQSSSGESVLQIEHSIESLKGKGKQWFAALKLRSDSSHEYQLSCQLDCGATCNVIRYNDLCKICQDGKPRLQPSCATLKLYGGHIIKPRGQCRLYCNHNDKSYTLEFQIIDTNQKPLLSGDTCQTLGLLTVNVPETVHTMNMATTILIYSVKTPKPSVKKMSANTAKDRVYQYTSPLTQDKILSDYRDVFQGLGCLPGQYHLQVDQSVKPIKHQPRKVAVALKSELKKKIESLEKQKILTKVPEPTDWISSMVVVKNPGKLRIRKDLNKALKRSHYPMPTIKDIHLAKAKVFSVLDAKDGFWQVKLDKESSYLTTMWTPLGRYRWLCMPFGIATAPKEYQRQQHEDLEGLDNVEVIADDIIVTYEDTVADHDKCLIGLLDRAKQINLKLNKKKMRLLLKSVPWMGHLFTDEGPRPDPENIKAIIEIPKPNDIQAVQRLIGFATYLSRFLPHLSDVCKSLRHLTDKDAVWCWQT, encoded by the coding sequence ATGGGAAAAGAATGTTTCCACACATACAAACATCTTGACATAACAGAGGAGGACAAAAGAGAAACAAAGCACATACTATGCCACCTAAAGAAACACTTTGACCCCACCCGAAACGTGGCATACGAGCGATTTGTGTTCAACTCAATCACCCAAGACAGATCGGAAACTATCTATGAGTATCTCAATAAACTGCAAGAGCTGGCAGCCACATGTGAATTTGGTACATTACATGATGACATGATTCGTGATAGAATAGTGATAGGAACCAAAGATGGTGATGCAAGGGCCAGGATGTTACGAGAATCGTCAAAGCTTACTCTAAACAAGGCCATAGAGATATGCAAAACCAGTGAGGTCACACAGAAGCAGTTGAAGAAATTTGAAACAACCGAACTGGAAGAAATAAACTTCACATCAAAATACAAGAAGAGGCCAAGCAAAGACAAAAATGGCACagaagagaagagaagggaGTCATCAAACAAGACATGCCAATACTGTGTTGGCCAACATGAAAGAAATAAATGCCCTGCCTATGGGGAAACATGCAGAGTGTGTAACAAACAAAACCACTTTGCCAGGGTGTGTagacaaagaaaatataaacGCAGAGTTCACATGATAGCTGAagaagagacagacagtgaaCATGACCAGTCCTCATCTGGCGAATCTGTCCTGCAGATTGAACACAGCATTGAATCTCTCAAAGGAAAAGGCAAACAGTGGTTTGCAGCACTCAAACTCCGTTCAGATAGCAGTCACGAATATCAGTTGTCATGCCAACTAGATTGTGGTGCCACATGTAATGTGATCAGGTACAATGACCTCTGTAAAATATGCCAAGATGGTAAGCCCAGACTACAACCAAGCTGTGCCACACTGAAACTATATGGAGGACATATTATCAAACCACGTGGACAATGTCGACTTTATTGTAACCACAATGACAAATCATACACACTTGAGTTCCAGATTATCGACACAAATCAAAAGCCACTACTGTCTGGGGATACCTGTCAAACACTTGGCCTGCTCACAGTAAATGTACCGGAGACAGTACACACAATGAATATGGCAACAACTATACTAATATATTCGGTGAAGACTCCTAAACCATCAGTGAAGAAAATGAGTGCAAACACTGCCAAGGACAGAGTCTACCAATATACATCACCATTGACACAGGACAAGATACTATCAGACTACAGAGATGTATTCCAAGGCCTTGGGTGCCTACCAGGGCAATACCACCTGCAAGTGGACCAATCAGTAAAACCAATCAAGCATCAGCCACGCAAAGTTGCAGTAGCACTAAAGTCAGAgctaaagaaaaaaatagaatcTCTGGAAAAGCAGAAAATACTTACTAAAGTGCCAGAACCCACCGACTGGATCAGTAGCATGGTAGTTGTGAAAAATCCTGGTAAACTACGTATCCGAAAGGACTTGAATAAAGCACTGAAACGGTCACACTATCCAATGCCAACCATCAAAGACATACATTTGGCTAAGGCCAAAGTGTTCTCTGTACTTGATGCAAAGGATGGATTTTGGCAAGTGAAACTTGACAAGGAAAGCAGTTATCTGACAACGATGTGGACACCTTTGGGCCGTTACCGCTGGCTATGCATGCCATTTGGAATAGCGACAGCCCCCAAAGAATACCAGAGACAACAACATGAGGATCTTGAAGGACTGGACAATGTAGAGGTGATAGCAGACGACATCATAGTAACATATGAGGATACAGTGGCAGACCATGACAAGTGTCTCATTGGATTACTAGACAGGGCCAAACAAATAAATCTCAAGctaaacaaaaagaaaatgcGGTTACTCCTCAAGTCAGTACCATGGATGGGCCACCTGTTCACCGATGAGGGCCCACGCCCTGATCCAGAGAATATAAAAGCAATAATTGAAATACCAAAACCAAATGATATCCAGGCAGTCCAACGCTTGATAGGATTCGCAACATACCTGTCCAGATTTCTCCCCCACCTGTCTGATGTCTGTAAGTCATTACGACATCTCACAGACAAGGATGCAGTATGGTGTTGGCAAACATAA